The sequence AAGAATGTGCAGGTCATCAGACTCAAGCGGGCATGACTCACGCCAGCCTAGAAGGAGCAACGCCTTAAGATTCCCCTGAGAGACCAGCGGGGCTGCCAAGTAGGATTGCACGTCAACGTTAGGCAAGGGCAGCTCAGACGGCGATCGCAGCAACCCTTGCATGTCGTGATGGGCGATCGCCTGCGCCACAAACTCTGCATCTGACAACAACGCGGAGAGATGGTCTGTTGTACCGGACAGTCCTCGCGTTGAAGTAATGTGTTGTTCATCCACCAAAGCTAGCAAACACCCATCAGCCTCAAATCCAGACCGCATGGCGGAGGTGGTCGCATCCAGAAACGCCTGAAACTGATTGGATTTGCGAGTAATGTCTACTAAGGATTTCAGCAGTAAGGATTGAGCATGGGCACGCTCTAACTCCTCCGCCTGCTGTTTGGATAGCTGATACGTCGCAACCGCACGATCAACCACCTGCTGCATTTCCTCGCGATCCCAAGGTTTCGTAATGTACTTATAAACTTGGCCGGAGTTAATCGCTTCAACTAGATCTTCAACATCGGTAAACCCTGTAAGGATAATCCGCATTGTGTAGGGATACTGAGGCACGGTGCGACTCAAAAACTCGGTTCCCTTCATTTCAGGCATCCGTTGGTCTGAAATGATTACAGCAACTTCGCCTTCCTGCTCTAAAACGTTAAGGGCTGACATCCCGTTCTCAGCCTTCAAGACTCGAAAGTCACGGCGAAAGGTTCGATACAGCAAGTCTAGGTTATCAGGTTCGTCGTCAACGACCAGCATTTTGGGCTTGCTTGCGGATTTAAAACTGGCCAATATTTGGCTGAGGGCATCAAGCCCCATGGTGATCTCTTGCATAGCGTCTTGGCTGATCCTTTGAAATGCATTGCCCTATGTATCTGTCTGGCAGTCTATACCTCTAAAGAGTAGTATGCCCAAGATACGTGGCGCGATCGCATCTCTAGGAGTAGCCCCCTCAGTCCTGTGTAACGTGGAACCAGAAAACCTATGGCAAAAAAATGCGGCAATCCCCGTCTATATAGTCGCTCGGAAGATTGCCGTCAAGATAGCCACTTTTGCGATGAAATATTAAGAAAATGAGTAGAAAGAATTCTCGTACATACTTCTTAATGGGAGTGACTCAATCCTACCCCTACATAATGAGGTTGCAACTGCGTCAGGATTATGTAAAGAACTACGGCTGAAGGTCAAGAATAGAGCTGAATTCAGCCCATGTTGGGATTGATGACGCAGCATCGGAGAATACAGACCATTCCATT is a genomic window of Synechococcales cyanobacterium T60_A2020_003 containing:
- a CDS encoding response regulator yields the protein MQEITMGLDALSQILASFKSASKPKMLVVDDEPDNLDLLYRTFRRDFRVLKAENGMSALNVLEQEGEVAVIISDQRMPEMKGTEFLSRTVPQYPYTMRIILTGFTDVEDLVEAINSGQVYKYITKPWDREEMQQVVDRAVATYQLSKQQAEELERAHAQSLLLKSLVDITRKSNQFQAFLDATTSAMRSGFEADGCLLALVDEQHITSTRGLSGTTDHLSALLSDAEFVAQAIAHHDMQGLLRSPSELPLPNVDVQSYLAAPLVSQGNLKALLLLGWRESCPLESDDLHILYFTAQQIALTLGSVPCMAG